One Pseudomonas entomophila genomic window carries:
- a CDS encoding TauD/TfdA family dioxygenase, with product MSKSEAQAIPMLAKGRRKSLSVDQDSLVEFSPMFEGSSLPLLCTPKVPGVGLAQWAGQNRELIERKLDQHATLLFRGFAVQDINEFNQCVDAISGGALEYLFRASPRTQITRSLNVYSSTDYPSAERIFPHNEHSYSPVFPLHLYFYCDLPSATGGETPFGDTRLILPRIDPEVREAFERKGGVLYVRNYGDGMGLPWQTVFQTEDRAEVEAYCAKIGITPEWKPGNRLRTRQKGPAMVRHPRTGEVVWFNHATFFNALTLPESIRDSLRAEFADDDLPQNTFYGDGSPIPEAHIRHLQQIYRDVMVEFPWQKGDVVILDNILTIHARNGYTGPRKILTAMAIPLKSHEVALGQGVQA from the coding sequence ATGTCCAAGAGCGAGGCGCAAGCCATACCGATGCTGGCCAAGGGGCGGCGCAAGAGTCTGAGCGTGGACCAGGACAGCCTGGTGGAATTCTCGCCGATGTTCGAAGGCAGCAGCCTGCCGTTGCTGTGCACGCCGAAGGTGCCGGGCGTGGGCCTGGCGCAGTGGGCCGGGCAGAACCGCGAACTGATCGAGCGCAAGCTCGACCAGCACGCCACCCTCCTGTTCCGGGGCTTCGCGGTGCAGGACATCAACGAGTTCAACCAGTGCGTCGACGCGATCTCCGGCGGCGCCCTGGAATACCTGTTCCGCGCTTCGCCACGGACCCAGATCACCCGTTCGCTGAACGTCTACAGCTCCACTGACTATCCGTCCGCCGAGCGGATCTTCCCGCACAACGAGCACTCCTACTCGCCGGTGTTTCCGCTGCACCTGTACTTCTACTGCGACCTGCCGTCGGCCACCGGCGGCGAGACGCCGTTCGGCGACACCCGGCTGATCCTGCCGCGCATCGACCCCGAGGTGCGCGAGGCATTCGAGCGCAAGGGCGGGGTGCTCTACGTGCGCAACTATGGCGACGGCATGGGCCTGCCGTGGCAGACCGTGTTCCAGACCGAAGACCGCGCCGAGGTCGAGGCCTACTGCGCGAAGATCGGCATCACCCCGGAGTGGAAGCCCGGCAACCGCCTGCGCACCCGGCAGAAAGGCCCGGCCATGGTGCGCCACCCGCGCACCGGCGAAGTGGTGTGGTTCAACCATGCCACCTTCTTCAACGCCCTGACCCTGCCGGAAAGCATCCGCGACAGCCTGCGCGCCGAGTTCGCCGACGACGACCTGCCGCAGAACACCTTCTACGGCGACGGCAGCCCGATCCCCGAGGCGCACATCCGCCACCTGCAGCAGATCTACCGCGACGTCATGGTCGAGTTCCCCTGGCAGAAGGGCGACGTAGTGATCCTCGACAACATCCTCACCATCCACGCGCGCAACGGTTACACCGGGCCGCGAAAAATCCTCACCGCCATGGCCATTCCGTTGAAGAGCCATGAAGTGGCACTGGGCCAAGGAGTCCAAGCATGA
- a CDS encoding non-ribosomal peptide synthetase, producing the protein MTASNPAEIFQASAQQVLVLQAGQGQPLAARLLMETPAGLNLLALEQALRTLCERHEVLRTRYVQVPGLKLPAQEIHPQASLQVLAVDSLEQARDRVAQGLAQYPLVAALCPGQLLLGVALASADEQALLQLADELGQLLQGASLEPFDALQYADYAAWQGDLAQEAIGLEGRAFWRGLLSNAAHPLPLPFERRQASAQVPVAEQVGNGVAAALAALVAAAQVQREDALALLWGAFLAELGQQPGLVLGLEVDGRNEQLEQTLGHFARQLPLVLNFDSTRGLGEQLPGLAGQLSQARAWLDCLDEADLGEAAVPAYACGLRNQAPDSRVQLELDCPRAQKLLLRVDGQRLRLSSPAGRYAVEQLAAWLAQFDTFAGALAKGLDQPLARLATVDAAQQAQLLARFDRTDALDAVPGQTLHGLFEQAATKQPQHIALHVGEQTLDYATLDQRANGLAAVLRQRGVGADSVVAVYGERSVEIVVTLLAILKAGGAYLPLDPSYPADRLSFMLHDAKAHSLITLRPLADGIEVADGVQRLALEGGLPPAQAEAPQAPISADHLAYVIYTSGSTGKPKGVMISHANACASTRARAAFYQAPLRRFLMLSSFSFDSSVAGIFWTLGQGGTLYLPEEETHKDPARLAELVEGEAISHFLALPSFYAQILEYLRQPELACVIVAGEACPVELPAAHYQRLPQTLLVNEYGPSESAVWCSAHAVEQQPPHARISIGGAIAGARLRVLDRDGELVGFGREGELFVGGPGLARGYLQRPSLTASRFVPDPFARTPGERLYRTGDRVSPGTDATLDYLGRLDFQLKLRGFRVELGEIEARLAQLPDVREAAVVVRETGGGAQLAAFVVLAETAAGGVEIQLLERLREQLPEYMVPAYLRALERLPLTPNGKLDRNALAAVQAESREYQAPRNELEATLAQIWQEALQLERVGVHDNFFALGGHSLLATRIRSHVQAQLNLDLPLRVFFEGETVALLAEQVERHRGSGASDAKADALEALFDAVEDV; encoded by the coding sequence ATGACCGCCAGCAACCCCGCAGAAATCTTCCAGGCCTCGGCGCAACAGGTGCTGGTGCTCCAGGCCGGGCAGGGCCAGCCACTGGCCGCCAGGCTGCTGATGGAAACCCCCGCCGGGCTCAACCTGCTGGCCCTGGAGCAGGCCCTGCGCACCCTGTGCGAGCGCCACGAGGTACTGCGTACCCGCTATGTGCAGGTGCCCGGCCTGAAATTGCCGGCCCAGGAGATCCACCCGCAGGCCAGCCTGCAGGTGCTGGCGGTCGATAGCCTGGAACAGGCCCGCGACCGGGTGGCCCAGGGCCTGGCGCAATACCCGTTGGTCGCTGCGCTGTGCCCCGGTCAGCTGCTGCTCGGCGTGGCCCTGGCCAGCGCCGACGAACAGGCCCTGCTGCAACTGGCCGATGAGCTCGGGCAACTGCTGCAGGGCGCGTCCCTGGAGCCCTTCGATGCCTTGCAGTACGCCGACTATGCCGCCTGGCAGGGTGACCTCGCGCAGGAGGCCATCGGCCTGGAAGGCCGGGCCTTCTGGCGTGGCCTGCTGAGCAACGCGGCGCACCCGCTGCCGCTGCCGTTCGAGCGGCGCCAGGCGAGCGCGCAGGTACCGGTGGCCGAGCAGGTCGGTAATGGCGTGGCAGCCGCCCTGGCCGCGCTGGTCGCGGCCGCGCAGGTCCAGCGCGAAGACGCCCTGGCCCTGCTGTGGGGCGCGTTCCTCGCCGAGCTGGGGCAGCAACCCGGGCTGGTGCTGGGGCTGGAGGTCGATGGCCGTAACGAACAGCTTGAACAGACCCTGGGCCATTTCGCCCGGCAACTGCCGCTGGTGCTGAATTTCGACAGCACCCGTGGCCTGGGCGAGCAATTGCCCGGCCTGGCAGGTCAACTGAGCCAGGCTCGTGCCTGGCTGGATTGCCTCGACGAGGCCGACCTTGGCGAGGCCGCCGTGCCGGCCTATGCCTGCGGTCTGCGCAACCAGGCGCCGGACAGCCGTGTGCAGCTGGAACTGGACTGCCCACGCGCGCAGAAGCTGTTGCTGCGGGTCGATGGGCAACGGTTGCGCCTGTCCAGCCCGGCCGGCCGCTATGCCGTCGAGCAACTGGCGGCCTGGCTGGCGCAGTTCGACACCTTCGCCGGTGCATTGGCCAAGGGCCTCGACCAACCCCTGGCGCGCCTGGCCACGGTCGACGCCGCCCAGCAGGCGCAACTGCTCGCGCGCTTCGACCGCACTGACGCGCTGGATGCCGTGCCGGGCCAGACCCTGCACGGCCTGTTCGAGCAGGCAGCGACCAAGCAGCCGCAGCACATCGCCCTGCATGTGGGCGAGCAGACCCTCGACTACGCCACCCTCGACCAGCGTGCCAACGGCCTGGCCGCCGTCCTGCGCCAGCGCGGCGTCGGCGCCGACAGCGTGGTGGCGGTGTATGGCGAGCGCTCGGTGGAGATCGTCGTCACCCTGCTGGCGATTCTCAAGGCCGGTGGCGCCTACCTGCCGCTGGACCCCAGCTACCCGGCCGATCGCCTGTCGTTCATGCTGCATGACGCCAAGGCCCACAGCCTGATCACCCTGCGGCCGCTGGCCGACGGCATCGAAGTGGCCGACGGCGTCCAGCGCCTGGCCCTGGAAGGCGGCCTGCCACCGGCCCAGGCCGAGGCGCCGCAGGCGCCCATCAGCGCCGACCACCTGGCCTACGTGATCTACACCTCCGGCTCCACCGGCAAGCCCAAGGGCGTGATGATCAGCCATGCCAACGCCTGCGCCTCGACCCGCGCCCGCGCGGCGTTCTACCAGGCGCCGCTGCGTCGCTTCCTGATGCTGTCGTCGTTCTCCTTCGACAGTTCCGTGGCCGGGATCTTCTGGACCCTGGGGCAGGGCGGCACGTTGTACCTGCCCGAAGAAGAGACCCACAAGGACCCGGCACGCCTGGCCGAGCTGGTCGAAGGCGAGGCGATCAGCCACTTCCTGGCCCTGCCGTCGTTCTATGCGCAGATCCTCGAATACCTGCGCCAGCCTGAGCTGGCCTGCGTGATCGTGGCCGGCGAGGCCTGCCCGGTGGAGCTGCCGGCCGCCCATTACCAGCGCCTGCCGCAGACCTTGCTGGTCAACGAATACGGACCGTCGGAAAGCGCGGTGTGGTGCTCGGCCCATGCCGTGGAGCAGCAACCGCCTCACGCGCGCATTTCGATCGGCGGCGCCATTGCCGGTGCGCGCCTGCGGGTGCTGGACCGCGACGGCGAGCTGGTCGGCTTCGGCCGCGAAGGCGAGCTGTTCGTCGGTGGCCCGGGCCTGGCCCGGGGCTACCTGCAACGGCCCAGCCTGACCGCCAGCCGTTTCGTGCCCGATCCGTTCGCCCGCACGCCGGGCGAGCGCCTGTATCGCACTGGCGACCGGGTCAGCCCGGGCACCGACGCGACCCTGGACTATCTCGGGCGCCTGGATTTCCAGCTCAAGCTGCGTGGTTTCCGTGTCGAACTGGGCGAGATCGAGGCGCGCCTGGCGCAGTTGCCGGATGTGCGCGAGGCGGCAGTCGTCGTGCGCGAGACCGGTGGCGGCGCCCAGCTGGCGGCGTTCGTGGTGCTGGCCGAGACCGCCGCGGGCGGCGTGGAAATCCAACTCCTGGAGCGTCTGCGTGAACAGCTGCCGGAATACATGGTGCCAGCCTACCTGCGCGCCCTCGAACGCCTGCCGCTGACCCCCAACGGCAAGCTCGACCGCAACGCGCTGGCCGCCGTGCAGGCCGAGAGCCGCGAATACCAGGCGCCGCGCAACGAACTGGAAGCGACCCTGGCGCAGATCTGGCAGGAGGCCTTGCAACTGGAGCGCGTGGGTGTGCACGACAACTTCTTCGCCCTGGGCGGCCACTCGCTGCTGGCCACGCGGATCCGCTCGCACGTGCAGGCCCAGTTGAACCTGGACCTGCCGCTGCGGGTGTTCTTCGAGGGCGAGACCGTGGCCTTGCTGGCCGAGCAGGTCGAGCGACACCGCGGCTCCGGCGCCAGCGACGCCAAGGCCGACGCCCTGGAAGCGCTGTTCGATGCGGTGGAGGACGTATGA